Below is a genomic region from Venturia canescens isolate UGA chromosome 1, ASM1945775v1, whole genome shotgun sequence.
GAATCCGAAACGGGGTGCATACGAACTCCGATAATACTTCGGCGTCATTACGGTGTGAATATCCGACACCGAGTCAACCAATCGATAatcttttttgttctttttcttcgcCTCTAGATtggtcaaaatattttcatagatAAGATTATTCATAgagattcaaaataaaaatttaagtagatttcgagaaattgaatttctcaTTAATTCAAATTCCTCTAagggtttttcttttttttttaggatttttaaatattttgttcacACAGAGATATCATTTTTCCCATTAATCCTGGGCAAAAATTCACTGAATTTCTCAAACGTTTGCACATGTTAATGttgcgaataatttttttgaaaagctgggAAAATGTACTCCAATACCGCTCAATTTTTAATTCCACAAGTAATTAATGTTTACATCGAATTTTGACGAGTTTGATAAAATTAAACACTAACaagtattttttgtttctagcCCAGTTAGAGTTATCGCGATAGGTAATTGGTGAGAAATTATTAAATGAACgggagaaaaacttttttcgaaaacgaatATTGCTAGTGTACATATAAAACGTGTAATGCATGAAACCGAGCGGAACAAGCGATGGAGAGAGAGTATCGCAATTAATCTTTGATTGAGCGGTCGTTAGCTTACAATGTAAAACCGCGAATAGCTGGTACGCGGTTCATTGAATGTCGAAAGTGTGTAGTGAGCGCTCAGTCCCAGTGGAGTTGAGTTTTACCCGTTAGGGAACTATATTGAAgggaaaaatcatatttttcgacACAGTGGCTTCCAGTCCTCTGACTGGGAGCCAACGGTGGCCTAATCTTTCCGAAAACATGGTCCATTTTTAATTCCTGTTTTACGATTGCTCGGATCATTGCTCTCCGGCAGGGtgaatttggataaacaaatgAAGTATGAATGTGGAATTTTGTGGACGATCGCGTGGTCTTCGTGGAAGAAAAACGGGGAAGGACTTGCGACAGAAAATCCcgttttctcgttctctccattttttcgttcagcgcaaagggaaaagaaaaagaattcgAAGGAAGGCAGGCGACTGTCTAAATATTTGCACTGCGGTGATATAGGTGGGCAGTGAATGTTGGGCGGCTTTTTGTTCCTTTCGAACTGAAGCACACGTACAAACACACTCGTCGTCACAGTCTCGTCCAGTATTGGTACACGATATTCGTCGAAGGGGGTGAGTCAAACACGAAAAACAGTGATGGAAAAGGAGCGGAGACGCGAACGTGTCGAGAACACGTATCGAGGAGATGATACGCTTCTCTCAACGCTTTTCTATTTCGCCCCCATTCTCCATTCCGGAACAGAGGATCCAATTACCCAGAGGTAATAATGTGTTCCTCGCGACATGTCCACCTGACGCGTTCTACGGTATTATCCACCCCTGCCATAAATTCCTCGGAAAGCCTTACCGCACATTATTTCTCCGTCCCTCGGTCTTCGGAGATCATCAATTCATTCGACGAACGAATTCACTTTGCTGCACGGGGAGACGCTGAGCGTGTTTTCCTGATGGCTGATCGCGTAGCTTTTAGTAATCTCGATACAAATCATTCTTTCAACGGCATGACACTTGTTCAATTAATTATTATCTCAATAATCGGATATGTATGTGATTGGGTGTATCCATTTTCTACGAGTTTTGTGACAAATTACCATCAAAAACCCACAGTAAAGTTTATCCGACTTGGCATTAAAGACTCATTTTTGGTAGGTAATTTCATaaagaaatttaaaatcgtgaaacaaattttttcgacaatTCGATTCATTTCCTTTTATGTAATTTGCATCGAGTCCGAAAAACACTTCGaggttattaaaaattttgccttttagaaaatacagaaaaaatcaTACTTCAACTGTTGTTGACAGTATGAAATGTTCCAAATGTAatcataaaattaaataaaaaattgtataatcGAACATgagactgaaataaaaatattccggGCATCTTTTTACGTTCGATGCGGTcatgaataagaaaaatgcGTTAGATAGGCAGAGGTTGGAAAATTCGCCAGAATCGTTTGAAATGACTCAACGCAGCTGTTTCAATCCCACTGATAATCTTGTACGACTAAAATTCATGTTAATTCGAGCCTAGTTCCTGTGGCAGATTCGACAGTTTTccataaaactttttcattcagtgTCGACTTGATTTCCATACAGGAACTCGTTTTCCATACACATGTAAGTAAACGAAAGTCACGCGACTTCAGAGGTTTTGTATCACTCGAAGACACACAGAAATACGTATGGAGAGCAGTTGCGACTGGAGAACGAGTCTGCGCGGTAACTTCTTTCCCTACTTATGACAACAATCACGCGGAAATATCTACTGATTATACTGACCAATGTCGTAGCTGGCAACATCAATGTACAGCGTGCATAAGTTGAAGCACAGCTGCGCTCAGGTTCGCCTACAGACTTCCTAGTCAAACCTGTCGATTAGCAACGGTATTTTCTAAGCTGtattgaacgaaaaatgatAATCACAGTTCGTAGAAATGCAGAATCGATGGGGTTGAGCTAAATTTCGTTTGTGAATAATATGCGGTAAAGAAGCAATAATAATCAGCATGCAGGAACTCATATTTTGGAAGCATCAAATTTTCCTTAGGTTTTTAAATCGAATTTATGCTTCCTCGGTTATTACAAGGATCGTGGGGTTGTGGGATGAACCATGACAGCATAGAGCATATGAAGGGTTGTTCGAATGTCTTGTTCATAAAATATTGCGTATCGCTGTCAGATGTTGAGCCCCAAATGCACATGCGATACGAAGTTTAATACGATGTCCCATAATTGAGAACGCAGAGCATCGCGTACATAACCAGTTTATGTACGAAGAGTGAGCGTAATACTTCGCAAGATTGGCAGGGTTATCGAAATTACTCTGTCAGAGGAAGGAAGatacagaaaaaaggagggaaaGATCGTAAGAGTAAGACACAGAAaacgcgagagagaaagagagggaagaCTGGTTACTCCAGTAGAAAAAGCACGCGTTGTTACAATCTAGAGAGGGTGGTAAAAAGTGAGAGAGGATGCAGCAACGGTAGCACGAGATTGGCATATctaagagagagaaagagaaagaagcaaTAGGTAGCGAGGGGAGCAAGAGTGAagagggagaagaagaagaagcgcgAGGATAGCACGAGCCGGCGAGTGAATAGGGACTATACACAAAAGCCGGCGAGTCTGCCAGGAGGGACGAGCACGGCGTGCATCGATTGGCGCTCTAGCCGTGACCCCCACCATCAGCTTTCCCTTTCATCCAATCGGGCTTCACTTTCGCGCTCGCCCGCGGAGCGAGCCTCGGTGCCGGCACGCTGTCGCTGCGACTTGGCTCAGTGACTGGTGTGCCCTACGTGAAGAGAGAGCGACGACAGCGACGAGTTTAACGTTCCCGCGCCGGGGCTTGTCCATTATTGTCATTGTGTTTTTGTCGGCGAGCTTCACTTACAAACGGGCTTGTTCAACGTCTCTCGAATCCGAATCAAGTTTACGTacatatattcattttaaataCATACGCATATGCCCATCCACCGTTAAATGTGTAGACACACTGGTCAAAAAGAGAGATACGCATACACGAGGCTCCGGAAGCTGCGAGGAGGAGGAGCAGTAGTGGGGGGCTGCTGCAGATAAAGAGATCGAAGGAAGAACGACGTGGCTGCAAAGTGCAGAGCAGCAAAGTTGATTTTATTGGAATTGATGGACGAGGAGGAATTTTGAGAACTGAATTAAGAGTGTTTTTTTTGAACGCGTGTGCTTTTTTAATGTATCTGTAGATTACTTTATCTTCATACGTGTACGTACTCGCATGACACATTACTCGTGTACATGCGCGCACACAGATAAACATCACCTCATCCGACCTTGTGAAAGATTCTCCGGCTGCTGCGGTGCGACCCTGACATTCGTTTATGTTGTTCTCCGCTACGAACGCCCACCCGAGTCTCGCTACGTCAGTTAGAAATTTAGCGTTTCTTATTATTGAGATACCGCACACATTCCAACCGCATTATGGAAGCAGCGAAGTGAAGCTCCGACGAGTGTTTATGCTGAGAGAGTGACCTTGACTTTGGTCCTGGGACAGAGCGTGGCCATCTGACACCGGCGTCAAGATCGAACTTGCTTGTTGTGTacgaatttgtttttaatcGTGCCATTGGTTAATCAGTGCCGTTCGATtgggaatgaaattttcattggttcgaGAAACGAGGAAGGACATTGGGGAACATTCGATCTTGTGTGGCTCGGCTCGAGTCGGTTGAGAAGTCATTTTTTGAGCATATCAATTGTCTGTTTATAGAATTGCCTGTCTCGATAGGTTGACGTTTCGTTGGAAGCGAAGCACGACAATTGAGTTTGCTAATTCTTCATTTAGCACGTGATTTCAACTACCGGAGATcttgagaacattttttatgcttgAGGAGCTTTTCTCAACAGGCGTTTTCATTTGGTAACGTTAGTCGTAATAACGTCGTTGACCTCGTAGAATTATCGGAGAGCGTTGAATGGGCGCTGATGGGATTCGGCTTCGTGATCGGTTATTGGCCCCGGCAAAAAGTAATGCTAGTAGTATAAAAATAGCATTGGTGACAGATCGTCATCTTCATTCTGACAGAATAAAAGATCGTCACCCTGACGGAAATCGGCGAATTCCATCTGGCGTCCGAGGTATTCTCCTACCTCGCTCGACTCGTCCTGGAGGAAGAGTCGAAGCCACACGTCTCAACAACGGAGCCCAAACGGAGAATTCTAACACGGGAATCATCTCAGTCGGGTGACGTTGTTAACAGTGTAGAATTTGCCAACGAACGAAAAGACATTGTTTCAGCGATGGCACCGCGGCGTCATACTGCAAACGGTCACGTTGGCGGCTTGCTCGAAGTTGCTGCTGCCAATAACAACGACACCCTCGAAAATTTCGCTCTCAACGGCCAGTCGTCAACGACCACGCGTTGTTGTACACCAACCGGCGAATGTCTACGCGGTGATATGCCAATACGCTTGAACGCGCTTCAAGATGTGGTCAAGGTAATGTGCAACAACGATAGCTGCCCAGTTGGCCAGTTCATGCATCGCGAGTGCTTTGACGCCTGGGAACAAACGGTACTGACGTACCTGAAAAATTGTGGCCGTGCACGCAGTTGGTCCGAGCGTCAACGCCATCAAAACTTGTGGACGAAGAAGGGTTACGATCTGGCGTTCAAAGCCTGCGGATGCCGATGCGGCAGAGGTCATCTTAAGAAAGATCTCGATTGGATGCCACCAGGGCCTGGCAACGCTTCCGGTAATCGGGGAGCCGATGAGaccgaatcgaagaaaaagaaacgtcGCAATCGACAGAATACGAGACCGACTCTCGCTGTTTCCGCTGGACCACCGACACACACCGGAAACTATGCTGTTGGATGCAACGGCAGCATCAATGCGAGTGGAGTTGGTGCACGGGGTGGAAGTGACGTACAGCTCATCGACTCTGGACGCGGACGCGCGGGCTCCCTGTCATCTGGGACCGGCTCTTGCTCACCGCCCGCTACCAGTGAACCGAGCGTCAGTCCTCTTCATCAGCCACAAGCCATTGttaagaaaaagagcaaggtCGACTTTTTTGGCGACCACCGAGCGAGGTGAGTCTTCCTAATGATTTGTCAGCGAATCATTTGATCGAAGAAATACGGAAAAACGtgataaaaaacattatttttgtactGGATCGAATGACTCGAAGGATTCCTCTTTTAAGCTGATTCGACCGTTACTTAATAGAAGCTGAATTTTAATGAGCAGAGAAATGGCTTCGATTATTCTTTCTTAGTTCATGACATAGTGAAGGGACCTTGTAACGTAGGAAATCGTCCTGAAACAAAAAGTTACAAGTTTCTAGGACTAGCTGACATGATCCTTAAAAGAACGGGTCCATTGTCGAGTGCTTtgtaagaaaaattgaaacgagTCGTCTGAATTCGCAGAGATCACGATGTCGCCGATTTTCCAGCGTGTAATAAGTCCATTTGGGAAGAAACGTGTCCCGGGCTGGATGGCGCGCAAGTGAAATGGAGGATAATTACCAGTTTATTAAGTTTAGCGCACCCTCGATTTAATTGTAAGTTACTTACTGCTAATGGGCAACGCTGTGAGCCGGGGTTTTAGTTTCTCTCTCTGTATTTGGAGACTTCGTCGAAAAAGCTGCAacaaatcattcgaaatagcGGCGAGGAGGACACGAAAGCGGACGAACAAGAACGATTTTGAGATAAAACTCCAAAGTTCGTTTTAAGTAAGCGTGGTAGCGAGTTTCGGTAGGAATATATAACGACTAAGGAGGCATAACGCCGTCCACGAGATCTCGTAAATTTTGACGCATTAAGAGCGACACCGATGAACTCCTGAATTCCAAGCCACTTGCCCACGCCCTCTTTTTCGTTcgcttgatattttttctgccAAGCTCCCCCctccgagtttttatcgtcgtAACAGAATTAAATTTAGAATTGCCAAAAGTTAACTGGAAGAGCCAGTTAGGAGAACCAAGAAAAATAAGTTAGCTAGTCGCGGGCAGCAGGcataaaaggaaaattgaaaataagaaCTCGGCGTGGATAATCGCTCCAAAAGATCAGTGCAAATGATCGGGGATCAGGCAAACGGAACATCCAGAACTGTGACAACGTGGGCCTGGTGTTCATTTCGCGATATGATCAATCTGGATCGCTATTGCAGGGGCGACAGATACTCTAGAACTTCTCAGAATCTCGTGAAATCGTCGATTCGATCGTCTTCCATGCTCTTTCACGACCGTAAATATCGTTATCTCGCTGTCCCAGTTGGTTCTGGTTACCAGTCCAGATCCCTCTTGCTCTTGCTCCCTCCAAGTATGGGGAGCTGCCGAAGAGGAACCGGTCATACCGGGTTTGTGCTGTCCCGCGGTCCCTCGTTCCGTGATGGAGGACATCCGTGGCACAGTACCTATCACAACCGAAGACTGAaccgaagagaaaaataaattaactcGAGTCTTTCGTTAATTGATCGAATGTTGTTCGGAGACGATGGAAACCAGTGAGTCTCGGTTTGTTATCCAACATCGTGTAACGCGGGCGCCCATGAGAAATGATCTTtctggaaagaagaattttcgCGTCTTGGCTTATTCGTATTTTGATGATTTTAAATTGAGttcacaaaatattcattcatcCTCCATCCATGAGGCTTCTCTCACGAAATACTTGATTCTTACTCCTTCGCGATGAGGTAACCTGGCTATCTATGAGATCGTTTCACATCTCGCAGCTCGAGACTGTAGCAATATCCATTAATCCAGTCTGAGTCTGTCGCACTTGCCTCCGCGCACTTTCCTTTCGACTTTTCCAATACTAAGGTTCTCCACTCTTACTTCCTTTACTACTGCCACTGCTGTGGGAAGCGAGACACACCACGAGACGTCTATGGTGGCGTCTCCTGAGACTCccacttttatatttttagatTCAACTCATAAATCGAGTTTTGTGTCCTAGCAATCGCTAGTTTCTCGAATCGCTTCTCCAGGTTCTCGCATTTTGCAGCTTTTATCTTCAGTTTTATAGTTATCATTGGAACGGATGAATATTTTATGATACGATgattcataaata
It encodes:
- the LOC122419435 gene encoding headcase protein, whose product is MAPRRHTANGHVGGLLEVAAANNNDTLENFALNGQSSTTTRCCTPTGECLRGDMPIRLNALQDVVKVMCNNDSCPVGQFMHRECFDAWEQTVLTYLKNCGRARSWSERQRHQNLWTKKGYDLAFKACGCRCGRGHLKKDLDWMPPGPGNASGNRGADETESKKKKRRNRQNTRPTLAVSAGPPTHTGNYAVGCNGSINASGVGARGGSDVQLIDSGRGRAGSLSSGTGSCSPPATSEPSVSPLHQPQAIVKKKSKVDFFGDHRARQSCGANGIFSRRLDFSAFNSLPRTKLNSYHIKMEDEGNHGNDDTRCFILSTLAALQWSRVSCVLCRAAMLVFDRYPLVDGTFFLSPRQHSHSCAEVKVEGRTQFLSAVCMSCLEGSSGAPVRCRCCTQAWDGSSLVLGTMYSYDIFAAMPCCTERLKCNSCQKPLIYPHQRLNFYSDYSRVFPCPHCRAVDAHFVKPLSACYTREQFQLYSQWP